One Cohnella candidum genomic region harbors:
- a CDS encoding MFS transporter: protein MDQSRKWWILSVTSLGSLLSALNFSTLIIALPDLLKGLHASLLQAMWVMLSYMVAQTVMVLMAGSLADRFGRKRLYIAGMLSFTVVSFIAGFADNAPLLIIFRILQGIGGAMIMANSTAIVADAFPKEELGRALGVNIMVVAVGQIIGPVLGGWLTTAYGWEWTFWFNVPFGVIGVFWSLKAMGMKEAKAAAPKSGGLDRGGIIAYVVSVTGLLLALTWGPVQSWTSPVVWISGLLFIATFPLFLRFENRHPNAILHLPLFKNRTFTFGIVSATLNAIARMSVMFMLIFYFQGALEKDALVAGIMTIPLAAGMLVVSPLAGSLGDKYGETAPATVGLFLNILGLIGLALDTAISTPFWHLALYMTIISIGSGLFNSPNSSSIMNAAGAKYRGEASGIRSLTTNMGMMLSIAFSMPIVTHSIPHEAMLAIFSGTQVGMNGDTSSLGGFISGLHAVFWFMAALMALATVMSYLRGSRSRQSAGSSFQHRS from the coding sequence ATGGACCAATCGAGAAAATGGTGGATATTATCCGTGACGAGCCTGGGCTCGCTATTGTCGGCGCTGAATTTCAGCACGCTGATCATCGCGCTGCCGGATTTGCTTAAAGGCCTGCATGCTTCGCTGCTGCAGGCGATGTGGGTCATGTTGTCCTACATGGTCGCGCAGACCGTCATGGTCCTGATGGCCGGTTCGTTGGCGGACCGGTTCGGCCGCAAACGCCTCTATATCGCCGGGATGCTGTCGTTTACGGTCGTTTCGTTCATTGCCGGGTTCGCGGACAACGCGCCGCTCTTGATCATTTTCCGAATCCTGCAGGGGATCGGGGGAGCCATGATCATGGCGAACAGTACGGCGATCGTCGCCGACGCTTTTCCCAAGGAAGAGCTCGGTCGCGCGCTGGGCGTCAACATCATGGTCGTGGCCGTCGGCCAGATCATCGGGCCTGTTCTTGGCGGATGGCTGACGACGGCTTACGGGTGGGAGTGGACGTTCTGGTTTAACGTTCCCTTCGGCGTCATCGGCGTGTTTTGGAGCCTCAAAGCGATGGGCATGAAGGAAGCGAAGGCGGCAGCTCCGAAATCCGGCGGGCTGGACCGCGGTGGCATTATCGCTTACGTGGTGTCGGTTACCGGTCTGCTGCTCGCCTTGACCTGGGGACCCGTCCAAAGCTGGACATCGCCCGTGGTCTGGATTTCCGGTCTCTTGTTTATCGCGACTTTCCCGCTTTTCCTGCGTTTTGAGAACCGCCATCCGAACGCGATCCTTCATCTGCCTTTATTCAAAAACCGTACCTTTACGTTCGGCATCGTTTCGGCGACGTTAAACGCCATTGCCCGGATGTCGGTCATGTTCATGCTCATTTTCTATTTCCAGGGGGCGCTCGAGAAAGACGCTCTCGTCGCCGGCATCATGACGATTCCGCTCGCCGCGGGTATGCTGGTCGTGTCTCCGCTGGCCGGCAGCCTGGGGGACAAATACGGAGAGACGGCGCCGGCAACCGTCGGCTTATTCCTGAACATCCTCGGCCTGATCGGCCTCGCGCTGGATACGGCGATATCGACGCCATTCTGGCATTTGGCGCTCTACATGACGATCATCAGCATCGGCTCCGGCCTGTTCAACTCGCCGAACTCGAGCAGCATCATGAACGCCGCCGGCGCGAAATACCGCGGGGAGGCTTCCGGCATCCGATCCCTGACGACCAACATGGGGATGATGCTGAGCATCGCCTTCTCGATGCCGATCGTCACGCACAGCATTCCGCATGAGGCGATGCTCGCCATTTTCTCGGGCACGCAGGTGGGCATGAACGGGGACACCTCCTCGCTGGGCGGATTCATCTCCGGTTTGCACGCCGTCTTCTGGTTCATGGCCGCGCTGATGGCGCTCGCGACCGTCATGTCGTATTTGCGGGGCAGCCGCAGCCGGCAATCGGCAGGCTCTTCATTCCAACATCGATCATAA
- a CDS encoding DMT family transporter encodes MADRNVLLKLWGVSLLWGCNYVASAYMLRDFSPILLSFTRLVVMSLFLISVAAINGSMRRPTRREWGLLLFAGIFGTLCNQLFYFTGLQHSTAGNAALINALAPIATALLSRAFLKETITPMKLVGTVVALLGVVSIVLYGGGNSLGVSAGDVYLLLAMLGMSVSLLFIRKLTGAMSSYEVTIYSTVIGTLMMSPAVSLEAVSGNFHWSHHAATWVLLVCVAVIGQGLAGFWWNQGIAVAGPSTSAMFMNIPPFVAIVVSFFVLGDPIRAAQIGGGLLILAGVAISNAKGRGLSGPRAPARELNG; translated from the coding sequence ATGGCGGATCGGAATGTACTTTTGAAACTATGGGGAGTATCCTTGCTGTGGGGATGCAATTACGTCGCGAGCGCCTATATGCTTCGCGATTTTTCTCCGATATTGCTGTCCTTCACCCGGTTGGTGGTCATGTCGCTGTTCTTGATCTCGGTGGCGGCGATCAACGGATCGATGAGGCGGCCAACCCGTCGGGAGTGGGGATTGCTGCTGTTCGCCGGAATTTTCGGCACGCTGTGCAATCAGCTGTTCTACTTCACGGGACTGCAGCATTCGACGGCCGGCAACGCCGCTTTGATTAACGCGCTGGCGCCTATCGCTACGGCGCTGCTTTCGCGCGCGTTTCTGAAAGAAACGATCACGCCTATGAAATTGGTCGGTACGGTGGTGGCGCTCCTCGGGGTGGTCAGCATCGTGCTGTACGGAGGAGGCAATTCGCTTGGCGTTTCCGCCGGCGACGTTTATTTGCTTTTGGCGATGCTGGGCATGTCGGTCAGCCTGCTGTTCATCCGGAAGCTGACGGGAGCCATGAGCTCTTATGAAGTCACGATCTATTCGACGGTCATCGGAACGCTGATGATGTCGCCGGCCGTCTCGTTAGAGGCGGTAAGCGGGAATTTCCATTGGAGTCACCATGCCGCGACATGGGTGCTGCTCGTTTGCGTGGCCGTCATCGGCCAAGGGTTGGCCGGATTTTGGTGGAACCAGGGCATCGCGGTTGCCGGGCCGTCTACCAGCGCCATGTTCATGAATATTCCGCCTTTCGTCGCGATCGTCGTCAGCTTCTTCGTCCTCGGAGACCCGATCCGGGCGGCGCAAATCGGCGGAGGACTGCTCATTCTGGCCGGAGTCGCGATCTCGAACGCCAAGGGCCGTGGTCTATCCGGACCAAGAGCGCCGGCACGCGAATTGAACGGATAA
- a CDS encoding ArsR/SmtB family transcription factor, producing the protein MQQVLERRDVFDAIADPNRRKLIRLLADKDEAPLHELTAQFTMGRTAVSKHLVILKEAGLVTDRKLGRETKYRLNPAPLKEVQDWVAFYEKFWKERLLLLGKLLEDDEL; encoded by the coding sequence ATGCAGCAGGTTCTCGAAAGGCGCGACGTGTTCGACGCGATCGCGGATCCGAACCGCCGGAAGCTGATCCGTCTGTTGGCGGACAAGGACGAAGCGCCCCTGCATGAGCTGACGGCCCAGTTCACCATGGGCCGGACGGCGGTGTCCAAGCATTTGGTGATCTTGAAGGAAGCCGGGCTCGTCACGGATCGCAAGCTCGGCAGGGAAACGAAATACCGCCTGAACCCCGCGCCTCTGAAAGAGGTCCAGGATTGGGTCGCCTTCTACGAGAAGTTCTGGAAGGAACGCTTGTTGCTGCTGGGCAAGCTGTTGGAGGATGACGAGTTATAA
- a CDS encoding MarR family winged helix-turn-helix transcriptional regulator, whose amino-acid sequence MDRVTEQELSVWRLFIQTHSKIIEKIEGDLAEEKRVPLSTYDVLIELFEAPGRKLRLGDLTKKVVLTKSGLTRLVDRMEKEGLLKREKSEEDKRGAYAVLTEAGETELRRAWPVYAKGIKTYFAKPLEEADLQALNKALEVLRQTVED is encoded by the coding sequence ATGGATAGGGTAACGGAGCAAGAGCTTTCGGTTTGGAGGCTGTTCATTCAGACGCATTCGAAAATCATCGAGAAGATCGAGGGCGATTTGGCGGAGGAGAAAAGAGTGCCGCTGTCGACCTATGACGTTCTGATCGAGCTGTTCGAAGCGCCCGGCCGCAAGCTCCGCTTGGGGGATCTGACCAAGAAGGTCGTGCTGACGAAAAGCGGCTTAACCCGGCTGGTCGACCGCATGGAAAAGGAAGGGCTGCTCAAGAGGGAGAAGAGCGAGGAAGACAAACGCGGCGCTTACGCGGTATTGACCGAAGCCGGCGAAACGGAACTCCGCAGGGCATGGCCGGTTTACGCGAAAGGGATCAAAACCTACTTCGCGAAACCGCTCGAAGAAGCGGACCTTCAAGCTCTGAACAAAGCGTTGGAAGTCCTTCGCCAAACCGTCGAAGATTAA
- a CDS encoding rhodanese-like domain-containing protein, with product MVVTSISRKEIQTKLEQGERVILVEALPKNYFEDAHLPGAINLPHDEVDRLAPVLLPDKTAEIITYCASLPCPNSEIAAKRLMELGYSNVKEYREGKQDWFEAGLPLENGN from the coding sequence ATGGTTGTTACAAGCATCAGCCGGAAGGAAATCCAAACGAAACTCGAGCAAGGCGAACGGGTCATACTCGTAGAGGCGCTGCCGAAGAACTACTTCGAAGATGCGCACCTTCCCGGAGCGATCAATCTTCCTCACGACGAGGTGGACCGGTTGGCCCCCGTCCTTCTGCCCGACAAAACGGCCGAAATCATCACCTATTGCGCCAGCCTTCCGTGTCCGAATTCCGAAATTGCCGCTAAACGATTGATGGAGCTTGGATATTCCAACGTCAAGGAATACCGGGAAGGCAAACAGGATTGGTTCGAAGCCGGGTTGCCCCTGGAAAACGGGAATTAA